The genomic region TTTGGTTGTTTTGAGTGTGGTAGTAATTAGCCGCATTACCCCCTGCCCAAGTTTTTGTGATGAGTTGGTTTCCTGTGTATTGTTGTGTTTTTTCCTCCCATTTATCGCATCTCCATAAAGCGTACCATGGATGATGCACGCATACCTTTTGGCTTTTTTCCCCCCAACTAAGCCCCAAAATATCCGTTCCATCCGCATACACCCCACTAGCAAACCCACTGATTAGTAAAGGCGCAAGCCATAAAGGACGCTTTAAGATGATTTTTTGCGATCGTTTTATACTTTTTGGTTTCTTTTTAAACTTTTTCATTAAATGCTACCTTCTCATTTCCTAGATAGTGACAAAAATAGTAACAAAACATCCCCTTTAAATCAAAACGCATTTTTTCCAAACAAACGCCAAAAAAATAAAGCGCACACTAGCACAAACAATTCCTTAAACAGCCATTCGCTTTGAGCGTGCGAGCGGGCAAATTCAGCGCTTTGTAGCGCGACTTCGCCCACTTTTTGAGCGTTTAAAATATAAGGCGTGTAATAAAAAACAAAGAGGAAACACAACGCCCCTATCGCCACGCCAAGGATCAAATACACTAACGATCTTTTATAATAAATAAACGAAATGATTTCATAAAGTAACACTACAAAACCGATCGCGCCTAAAACATAATTGAAACGCACAAAGATTTGCGCCATGAGTTTCCCGCTCTCAAAGGGAGTTAGATTCAATTCAGGTAAAATGCTTGAAGCTTTGAAAACAATGGGTGCAACTATCACTCCTAGAATGATCAAAGAGCCGCCCAAAATACCTAAAAGAAGCAAATACACCCCTAAACCAAATTTTTTCATCTTCCACCTTTTTTAAGATTTTTGCAACAAATGGTTACAATCCTTAAACTGCCACACTTGAACTAAAGGCATAAAAAATTCTAACAGGGCTTGAATGTCAGTGATCCTGTCTTTTAACCCAATAAACGCTTCAATCTTCACGCCTTTTTCTAATAAAACTCTAATTATAGAATCACTATACTTGTAATTCAATAAAAATTCTAATTCTTCTAAAGAACCCTCTTTTTTAAAACGCTCCATTTTAGCGCTCAAGCCCACTTCTTCATAAAAGTTATCCATGTAGCTTTGCGGGTCTTTTTGAAACGAAGAAAGTTGCAAGCGTTTGAACGCCAAACTCTTATGCGCTAACATGCAAGGCGAAAACAATAACAAAGAATTGATGCGGCGCTGTTGTAAGATTTCATTATAAGCGTATTCTATCGCCTTGATCGCTCCCATAGAAAAGCCTGACACATCATAAGCCCCTTTTAAAAGCCACTCTTCAAACAAAACGCTTTCATTGATGAACCCAAAACCACTAAAAAAACGCATTTTCACCCGTTCAATAAATCATACAAATTAGAATGTTCTAAATATTCTTGCTCCAATAACAGAGCGCTCAAGCGCTTGCAAGCTGCAATTTGCGGCTTTAAAAACTCCAGTTGCTCTTCATAAAGAACGCTTAAAGACTCTTTTGTAGGGGCTAA from Helicobacter pylori harbors:
- a CDS encoding DUF4149 domain-containing protein; translated protein: MKKFGLGVYLLLLGILGGSLIILGVIVAPIVFKASSILPELNLTPFESGKLMAQIFVRFNYVLGAIGFVVLLYEIISFIYYKRSLVYLILGVAIGALCFLFVFYYTPYILNAQKVGEVALQSAEFARSHAQSEWLFKELFVLVCALFFWRLFGKNAF